One window of the Chryseotalea sp. WA131a genome contains the following:
- the gwsG gene encoding grasp-with-spasm system ATP-grasp peptide maturase: protein MVIITSGHDDDPTNWVIDWISFYKHNFLRLNREDFFDDSRPNFTVELSSSSEEFRLRDFDLKNAQSIWFRRSVYPFLPDVLPLESHDNPSFEDIKKNFYYEYLNSTQLFYSQLLKVGKKLGNFRKVRINKLEVLKMAKSCSIEIPASIITGQKTDVQNFMLKKGNLITKAISEIFDVKTKSDNQTNLYINYTQEITELVLGEMPESFSYSLFQEKLDKEIEIRTFFLDGKCYSMAIFSQLDKQTSVDFRKYSNNRRVPYKLPCELESNILKLMANLELNTGSVDIVKTKNGRYVFLEVNPTGQYGMVSDPCNYYLDKKIAEYLIDYDENQK, encoded by the coding sequence ATGGTAATAATAACTTCAGGACATGATGATGACCCTACAAATTGGGTAATTGATTGGATTAGCTTTTACAAACACAATTTTTTACGCCTTAACAGGGAGGATTTTTTTGATGATAGTCGACCAAATTTTACAGTTGAACTTAGTTCAAGCAGCGAGGAGTTTAGATTAAGAGATTTTGATTTAAAAAACGCCCAGTCCATTTGGTTCAGGCGTTCTGTATATCCTTTTTTGCCTGATGTTTTACCTTTAGAATCGCATGATAATCCTAGTTTTGAAGATATAAAAAAGAATTTTTACTATGAATATTTAAATAGCACCCAATTGTTTTATTCTCAATTACTAAAAGTTGGCAAAAAACTGGGCAACTTTCGAAAAGTGAGGATTAACAAATTAGAGGTGTTGAAAATGGCTAAAAGTTGTTCAATTGAAATACCAGCGTCTATAATCACCGGTCAGAAAACTGACGTGCAGAACTTTATGTTGAAGAAGGGAAATCTTATTACCAAAGCAATAAGTGAAATATTTGACGTCAAGACTAAGTCAGACAATCAGACGAATTTATACATTAATTACACACAAGAAATTACAGAACTTGTATTAGGTGAAATGCCCGAGTCTTTTTCGTATTCATTATTTCAAGAAAAACTTGATAAGGAGATAGAAATCCGAACTTTCTTTTTAGATGGAAAGTGCTATTCGATGGCTATTTTTTCACAGTTGGATAAACAGACAAGTGTGGATTTCAGAAAATATTCTAATAATCGAAGGGTTCCATACAAACTTCCGTGTGAACTAGAAAGCAATATCCTCAAGTTAATGGCGAACCTAGAACTCAACACAGGATCAGTTGATATTGTTAAAACTAAAAATGGCCGTTATGTGTTTCTTGAGGTCAATCCTACTGGGCAGTATGGAATGGTTTCCGATCCCTGTAATTATTACTTAGATAAAAAAATAGCCGAATATTTAATAGATTATGACGAAAACCAAAAATGA
- the gwsS gene encoding grasp-with-spasm system SPASM domain peptide maturase encodes MMSKAETWFKLFASCVIVKGIAGSLIYDIERSTFYDLPNSFLEIIKSSTSKNIRDIEIHFGLESSEIKSFFDKLVDAEIGFYTDEPDSFPEIDFTWYSPLQITNSIIELDSNSQFNFDFENIILQLNSLGCRAIQLRLLSVFDYIELERLIVIFSDTRIKHIELMVPFCVNVSFENLYNLMKHEARLNRIMIYASSEDGIIINEDKLGKSILQFKKDIRADQHEIISAGLFNSNIESFSEAQGYNLGLNRKICINKSGEIKNYLNHEYSYGNVKNDSIKEIIETSYFKVKWSISNDQIEICKDCKYRYTCVSNSDIRMENDKFFKVNYCNFNPYTDEWICEIIALN; translated from the coding sequence ATGATGAGCAAAGCAGAAACTTGGTTTAAGTTATTTGCTAGCTGCGTAATTGTAAAGGGGATAGCAGGCAGTTTAATCTATGATATTGAAAGAAGTACTTTCTATGATTTACCTAATAGTTTTTTAGAAATTATTAAAAGTTCAACGTCAAAAAATATAAGAGATATAGAAATTCATTTTGGCTTGGAATCAAGTGAGATTAAATCTTTTTTTGATAAACTTGTAGATGCGGAAATTGGCTTTTATACAGATGAACCTGACTCATTTCCCGAAATAGACTTTACGTGGTACTCGCCTCTTCAAATAACAAACTCGATAATTGAATTGGATAGCAATAGCCAATTCAACTTTGACTTTGAAAATATCATATTGCAATTAAACTCATTAGGCTGCAGAGCGATTCAGTTAAGACTTTTGAGTGTGTTTGACTATATTGAATTAGAACGATTAATTGTGATATTTTCAGATACTCGAATCAAACACATTGAGTTAATGGTGCCGTTTTGTGTTAATGTAAGTTTTGAAAATCTTTATAATTTGATGAAACATGAGGCAAGGTTGAATCGGATTATGATTTACGCCAGTTCCGAGGACGGTATTATCATTAATGAGGATAAACTTGGAAAATCTATACTTCAATTTAAAAAGGACATAAGAGCAGATCAGCATGAGATAATAAGTGCCGGCCTCTTTAACTCTAATATTGAATCGTTCTCCGAAGCTCAAGGATATAATTTGGGACTCAATAGAAAAATATGTATTAATAAGAGCGGAGAAATTAAAAACTATCTTAATCATGAGTATTCCTATGGAAATGTTAAAAATGACTCCATTAAAGAGATAATTGAAACAAGTTATTTTAAAGTTAAGTGGTCAATTTCAAATGATCAAATAGAGATTTGCAAAGATTGCAAGTATAGATATACTTGCGTTAGCAATTCGGATATACGCATGGAAAACGATAAATTTTTTAAGGTTAACTATTGCAATTTTAATCCTTATACTGACGAGTGGATTTGTGAAATTATAGCACTGAATTAG
- a CDS encoding tetratricopeptide repeat protein, with product MTGEKLLLIITIFCISSYSCRNKQAVPQKVSEKKISKKDSTRLISYLEKFSNSPLFSIQRQKYLDSALTITPYDAHLWQQKAMPLFKQKKYEIGMIYLDSAVKYDKTKHWLEYRAFIKCIFQKSYRAAITDFNLAQKQNGNSYVMDHSYQFYKGLCYLQLNQFDSAEYLIENEIKEEIKTRKEAHHLHWFYLGIVQSEKGNYKVANQSLDSCLHIYPQFPDAQYYKAQCLMRERKFKEAFDLLLSAKENLQNGYTLNEDNAIYEVYPYQINKRILNSINKEELDALLKKI from the coding sequence ATGACAGGCGAAAAACTCTTATTGATTATAACTATTTTTTGCATCTCATCATACTCATGCAGAAACAAGCAAGCAGTACCCCAAAAAGTTTCGGAGAAGAAAATCTCCAAAAAGGACTCTACAAGGCTAATTAGCTATCTGGAAAAATTTAGCAATTCTCCTTTATTTTCTATACAACGTCAGAAATATCTTGATAGCGCGTTGACTATTACACCATATGATGCTCATCTATGGCAGCAAAAAGCCATGCCGCTCTTTAAGCAAAAGAAGTATGAGATAGGTATGATTTATTTAGATAGTGCAGTTAAGTATGATAAGACAAAACATTGGCTGGAGTATAGGGCTTTTATCAAATGTATCTTTCAAAAATCCTACCGTGCAGCTATCACTGATTTTAATCTTGCCCAAAAGCAAAACGGTAATTCATATGTGATGGATCATTCATATCAGTTCTATAAAGGACTTTGTTATTTACAACTTAACCAATTCGACTCAGCAGAATATTTGATCGAAAATGAAATAAAAGAAGAAATAAAAACTAGAAAAGAAGCGCATCATTTACATTGGTTTTATTTAGGAATTGTGCAAAGCGAAAAAGGAAATTACAAAGTGGCCAATCAGAGTTTAGATAGTTGTCTTCATATATATCCTCAGTTTCCTGATGCACAATATTATAAAGCACAATGTTTGATGAGGGAGAGGAAATTTAAGGAAGCATTTGATCTTTTATTGAGTGCCAAAGAAAACTTACAAAATGGCTATACCCTTAATGAAGACAATGCTATTTATGAGGTTTATCCTTACCAAATCAACAAACGGATATTAAATTCGATTAATAAAGAAGAGCTAGACGCTCTGTTGAAAAAAATTTAA